The following coding sequences lie in one Rutidosis leptorrhynchoides isolate AG116_Rl617_1_P2 chromosome 4, CSIRO_AGI_Rlap_v1, whole genome shotgun sequence genomic window:
- the LOC139844357 gene encoding uncharacterized protein: MYVGGHVWALDWCPRVHQSSHNNINVEFIAVSAHPPESSYHKIGAPLSGRGLIQIWCIVNTCVKDQNGKPLVKVRPKKYSKNKETNQLKKRGRPKKDPAKESVKKISKNNETNLPKKRGRPRKNPVKESLTSMDANSQHLVVFSEKLNKHFLEIYNKTHEQDTLKVYTRKRKNHNEECSLKSMRTSFKSRLKRCKTRDNSQVNDADPPHLSHNCGSSLKQDPVLSEPVHDSASNSEPVHDNGFISEPVHDSGSISEPVHDSGSIPEDVALPRLVMGLAHNGKVAWDVKWRPCGSRVISKHVIGHLAVLLGNGALEVWEVPHPHATKAIFSSSQKEGTDPRFIKLKPILICSALKCADRKSIPLILEWSTSAPHDLIMAGCHDGVVALWKLSDNDPSKDTRPLLCFTADTAPIRALKWAPVTSDPDSKNIFVTAGHKSIKFWDLREPMHPLWDIPVQRIVNSLDWLPDPRCVVLSFDDGEIRIISLLKAANDVPVTGMPCVKPQQNGLNSYHCSSSSIWSVQVSITGMVAYCCSDGKVIHFQLTTKAVEKDHHRNREPHYLCGSLTEEESTLTVFSHLPNAPFSLKKSSKKCCDTPTTRRGFNSRSNQEKRAKDKVSKSQTSEKQPSGHNMYSESSLVIFQKNDTSVKSKTCQELVCIDDNNNNNDDNDKSNKSEEEDVKTEMANKEEEIEVFPSKMVAIHRVRWNMNKGSNRLLCSGGAAGIVRCQLII; encoded by the exons ATGTATGTTGGAGGCCATGTTTGGGCATTGGATTGGTGTCCCAGAGTTCATCAAAGTTCTCACAATAACATTAATGTTGAG TTCATTGCCGTTTCTGCTCATCCTCCAGAGTCTTCATATCACAAGATTGGTGCTCCACTTTCTGGTAGAGGTCTCATCCAGATATGGTGTATCGTAAATACTTGCGTGAAAGACCAAAATGGGAAACCTTTAGTCAAAGTCAGACCGAAGAAGTAttccaaaaataaagaaacaaatcaaCTAAAGAAACGAGGAAGACCAAAAAAGGATCCTGCAAAGGAATCTGTGAAGAAAATTTCCAAAAATAATGAAACAAATCTACCGAAGAAGCGAGGAagaccaagaaagaatcctgtaaAGGAATCTTTGACTAGCATGGATGCAAATAGCCAACATTTGGTAGTATTTTCTGAAAAATTAAATAAACATTTTCTTGAAATTTATAACAAAACCCACGAGCAAGACACATTAAAGGTGTATACTCGAAAGCGTAAAAATCACAACGAAGAATGCTCATTAAAGTCTATGCGGACATCTTTTAAGTCGAGATTGAAAAGATGCAAAACAAGGGATAATAGTCAAGTAAATGATGCTGATCCacctcatctatcacataattgtgGAAGTTCACTCAAGCAAGATCCTGTACTTTCTGAACCAGTTCACGATAGTGCCTCTAATTCTGAACCGGTTCACGATAATGGCTTTATTTCTGAACCTGTTCACGATAGTGGCTCTATTTCTGAACCTGTTCACGATAGTGGCTCGATTCCTGAAGATGTTGCTTTGCCTAGACTTGTAATGGGCCTGGCCCACAATGGTAAAGTTGCATGGGATGTGAAGTGGAGGCCTTGTGGTTCTCGTGTTATTTCGAAGCACGTAATAGGGCATCTTGCTGTCTTGCTTGGGAATGGTGCTCTTGAAGT ATGGGAGGTACCTCATCCTCATGCAACTAAAGCTATATTTTCTTCTAGTCAAAAGGAAGGCACTGATCCTCGCTTCATCAAGTTGAAGCCAATTCTCATATGTTCAGCGTTGAAGTGTGCTGATAGAAAAAG TATTCCCCTAATATTAGAGTGGTCAACATCAGCTCCTCATGATCTCATTATGGCTGGTTGTCATGATGGAGTG GTTGCCCTGTGGAAACTATCTGATAATGATCCATCTAAAG ATACCAGACCTTTGCTTTGCTTTACTGCTGATACTGCTCCTATAAGGGCACTTAAGTGGGCTCCAGTGACCAG TGATCCTGATAGTAAGAATATATTTGTTACTGCCGGGCACAAAAGTATAAAATTTTGGGACTTGCG TGAACCGATGCACCCTCTTTGGGATATACCTGTTCAGAGGATCGTAAATAGTTTGGATTGGCTACCAGATCCAAG ATGTGTTGTTTTATCTTTTGATGATGGAGAAATACGAATTATTAGCTTATTGAAGGCTGCAAATGACGTCCCTGTTACTGGTATGCCCTGTGTTAAGCCACAGCAGAATGGTTTAAATAGTTATCATTGTTCGTCGTCTTCCATTTGGAGTGTTCAAGTGTCAATAACAG GCATGGTTGCATATTGCTGTTCAGATGGTAAAGTAATTCATTTCCAG CTTACAACGAAAGCAGTAGAGAAAGATCATCACAGAAACCGTGAGCCTCATTATCTTTGTGGGTCCCTAACCGAGGAAGAATCAACGCTTACTGTGTTCTCTCATTTACCCAATGCTCCTTTTTCTTTGAAAAAATCATCGAAAAAATGCTGCGATACACCAACTACCAGACGTGGTTTTAACTCGCGCTCAAATCAAGAAAAGAGAGCCAAGGACAAAGTTTCAAAATCTCAAACGTCGGAGAAACAACCCTCAG GTCATAACATGTACTCCGAAAGCTCGTTGGTGATATTTCAAAAGAACGATACCTCTGTGAAATCTAAAACCTGCCAAGAATTAGTTTGcatcgatgataataataataataatgatgataatgataaaagtaataagagTGAAGAAGAAGATGTGAAAACAGAAATGGCGAATAAGGAGGAGGAAATAGAAGTTTTTCCTTCAAAGATGGTTGCGATTCATCGTGTAAGATGGAACATGAACAAAGGTAGCAACAGATTACTTTGCTCTGGTGGTGCTGCTGGTATTGTACGTTGTCAGTTAATTATTTGA